A portion of the Cryptomeria japonica chromosome 5, Sugi_1.0, whole genome shotgun sequence genome contains these proteins:
- the LOC131875825 gene encoding uncharacterized protein LOC131875825, giving the protein MGKNKNNKWKSLIELGVQDIPSQGNHFSSDDLEWTPIGVGGQMDLCAAIPLERLPHFVKGEGLLDSTETNFVRKKHRESNSNNPTDHTTKTYSSYWCAFGPEDNREKIRKKKRIRKFIQKRGCQAHFLVRVMYGRPDVAIITYNEFTHCDANGEFCHGKDDPSSGPRSNFAPRLSNECKSYIETLLLMGVGIDTICEQHYLDHGLTKLMNKRDTCLLRKDVLNAWKRVRSLRSQKNEDDAKSYELYTLLVFDEQEAGIPIAWAISSRNKVEDINEWLTEVYKRGKQSKEDWHVNAFMTDDASAEIEAIRSSFNCRILLCIWHVRRAWLKNVYR; this is encoded by the exons ATGGgtaaaaacaaaaacaacaaatggAAATCACTTATCGAACTAGGTGTCCAAGATATTCCAAGCCAAGGAAATCATTTCTCAAGTGATGACCTTGAATGGACACCTATTGGAGTTGGTGGTCAAATGGACTTATGTGCTGCAATCCCTCTTGAAAGGCTCCCTCACTTTGTCAAAGGAGAAGGTTTGTTGGATAGCACAGAGACAAACTTTGTACGCAAGAAGCATAGAGAGTCAAATTCAAATAATCCTACTGATCACACTACCAAGACATATTCAAG TTATTGGTGTGCATTTGGCCCCGAGGACAATagagaaaaaattagaaaaaagaaaaggataaggaagtTCATCCAAAAAAGGGGTTGTCAGGCTCATTTTCTTGTCAGGGTTATGTATGGTAGACCAGATGTTGCTATTATTACATACAATGAATTTACCCATTGTGATGCTAATGGTGAATTTTGTCATGGAAAGGATGATCCTTCTAGTGGTCCAAGAAGCAATTTTGCACCAAGATTATCAAATGAGTGTAAATCGTATATTGAAACCTTATTACTAATGGGTGTGGGGATTGACACAATATGTGAGCAACACTACTTAGATCATGGTTTGACTAAATTGATGAATAAGAGGGACACATGTTTGTTGAGAAAAGATGTGCTGAATGCATGGAAAAGAGTACGCTCCCTTCGATCTCAAAAAAATGAAGATGATGCAAAAAGT TATGAGTTATATACATTGCTTGTATTTGATGAACAAGAGGCCGGCATACCTATTGCATGGGCAATATCCTCAAGAAATAAAGTTGAGGATATAAATGAATGGCTTACAGAGGTTTATAAAAGAGGAAAACAGAGTAAAGAAGATTGGCATGTCAATGCATTCATGACAGATGATGCTAGTGCTGAGATTGAGGCAATCAG ATCATCATTTAATTGTCGGATACTTTTATGTATTTGGCATGTGCGAagggcatggttgaagaatgtgtataggtaA